From one Cyanobacterium stanieri PCC 7202 genomic stretch:
- a CDS encoding nitrate ABC transporter, inner membrane subunit (PFAM: Binding-protein-dependent transport system inner membrane component~TIGRFAM: nitrate ABC transporter, permease protein~COGs: COG0600 ABC-type nitrate/sulfonate/bicarbonate transport system permease component~InterPro IPR000515:IPR005889~KEGG: syp:SYNPCC7002_A0861 sulfonate/nitrate transport system permease protein~PFAM: binding-protein-dependent transport systems inner membrane component~SPTR: Nitrate ABC transporter, inner membrane subunit;~TIGRFAM: nitrate ABC transporter, inner membrane subunit), producing the protein MNITQENKFKQLLENENVRALGIFLISLGIFLSLWEIGANLEIFSQGMPTASLTLKELWWWITNPFFNNGPNDMGIGWNLLISLRRVAIGYVMASVVAVPLGILIGISKIAAKAFNPYVQLLKPVSPLAWLPLGLYLFRDSEKTGIFIILISSIWPTLVNTAFGVSNVNSDYLDVARTLGASRWRTIFKVIIPAALPNIISGLRISMGISWLVIVAAEMLLGTGLGYFIWNEWNNLYLPNIIVAIIIIGLVGLILDQIFIFLEKIVSFGKK; encoded by the coding sequence ATGAATATTACTCAAGAGAATAAATTTAAACAGTTATTAGAAAATGAAAACGTAAGGGCGCTGGGGATATTCCTTATTTCCCTCGGTATTTTCCTTTCATTATGGGAAATCGGGGCAAATCTGGAAATCTTTTCCCAAGGAATGCCTACCGCTTCTTTGACTCTTAAGGAGTTGTGGTGGTGGATTACTAATCCTTTTTTCAACAATGGCCCTAATGATATGGGTATTGGTTGGAATTTATTGATTAGTTTGCGACGGGTGGCAATCGGTTATGTTATGGCTTCGGTGGTTGCTGTACCGTTGGGCATTTTAATCGGTATTTCCAAAATTGCGGCGAAGGCGTTTAACCCCTATGTCCAGTTACTTAAACCTGTGTCTCCTTTGGCTTGGTTGCCTTTGGGTTTATATTTATTCCGAGATTCCGAAAAAACAGGTATTTTTATTATCTTAATCAGTAGTATTTGGCCTACCCTTGTCAATACAGCCTTTGGAGTGAGTAATGTTAACTCCGATTATCTGGATGTAGCGAGAACTTTGGGCGCTTCCCGTTGGCGGACTATTTTTAAGGTGATTATTCCTGCGGCACTGCCGAATATTATTTCGGGGTTAAGGATTAGTATGGGTATTTCTTGGTTGGTAATCGTAGCAGCAGAAATGCTCCTGGGTACGGGGTTAGGTTACTTTATCTGGAATGAATGGAATAACCTTTATCTACCCAATATTATTGTCGCTATCATCATCATCGGTTTGGTGGGTTTAATCCTTGACCAAATTTTCATCTTCCTTGAAAAAATTGTTTCTTTCGGTAAAAAATAA
- a CDS encoding putative cyanate ABC transporter, substrate binding protein (PFAM: NMT1/THI5 like~COGs: COG0715 ABC-type nitrate/sulfonate/bicarbonate transport systems periplasmic components~InterPro IPR006311~KEGG: syp:SYNPCC7002_A0860 putative cyanate ABC transporter, substrate binding protein~SPTR: Putative nitrate ABC transport substrate-binding protein): protein MGLTKTVLSQRDEWKGVENLCIKCGKFHPSQAHWEFMETMPSDPLDMINDLTKMGVYKPQTFEIADALSSAELRKELFMKMAGKGNPKREKLILELAKQAGGLDNAFAAAFGAKSGQFFGDAIRNGEVSRRKFLQNIAIGAALVTLVNACGDGGGDTVIDPDAPPPDVSDLEKTDLRVGFIPITCATPIIMSEPLGFYQKYGLNTQIVRMPSWGAVRDSAIAGELDAYHMLAPMPIAMTLGLGSATFGVKLASIENINGQAITIADRHRGNVNGPEDFRGFVLGVPFPYSMHNLLLRYYLATGGLNPDTDVTIRPVPPPDSIAQLISGDIDGFLMPDPFNQRAVFEGAGFIYKLTKEIWDGHPCCAFAASDNWINDNPNTFRALNKAIIEATDYASEAGNREEIAEAISGRSFLNQPVEVVRAVLTGDFEDGLGNSFNIPDRIDFDPYPWQSFANWITSQLVRWDISGDGRAAQLVADGSYDEIGQEVFLTDLARELAQELGQTPPDEIYRTETLAFDEFDPQDPEGYIQAQIDEFGF, encoded by the coding sequence ATGGGATTAACAAAAACGGTTTTATCTCAGCGAGATGAATGGAAAGGAGTAGAAAACCTTTGTATTAAATGTGGTAAATTTCATCCTAGTCAAGCCCATTGGGAGTTCATGGAAACCATGCCCAGTGACCCTTTAGACATGATCAATGACTTGACCAAGATGGGAGTATATAAACCCCAAACTTTTGAGATTGCCGATGCTCTGAGTTCCGCCGAACTAAGAAAAGAGTTATTTATGAAAATGGCGGGGAAAGGTAATCCCAAGCGTGAAAAGTTGATCTTGGAATTGGCAAAACAAGCGGGAGGTTTAGATAATGCCTTTGCGGCGGCCTTTGGAGCAAAATCTGGGCAGTTTTTTGGCGATGCCATTCGTAATGGGGAAGTAAGTCGCCGTAAATTTTTGCAAAACATTGCGATCGGTGCAGCCCTTGTAACCCTAGTAAATGCTTGTGGGGATGGTGGTGGGGATACGGTAATTGATCCTGATGCCCCTCCCCCAGATGTATCAGATTTGGAAAAAACCGACTTACGGGTGGGCTTTATTCCCATTACCTGTGCAACTCCCATTATTATGTCTGAGCCTTTGGGCTTTTATCAAAAATATGGTCTAAATACTCAGATTGTCAGAATGCCAAGCTGGGGGGCGGTGAGAGATTCTGCCATCGCAGGGGAACTAGACGCATACCACATGTTAGCCCCCATGCCCATCGCCATGACTTTAGGACTGGGTTCAGCAACCTTTGGGGTGAAACTGGCTAGTATTGAAAATATTAATGGTCAAGCTATTACCATCGCCGACAGACATCGGGGTAATGTCAATGGGCCAGAAGACTTTAGGGGCTTTGTGTTGGGTGTACCTTTCCCCTATTCTATGCATAATTTATTGCTTAGATACTACCTTGCCACAGGGGGGCTTAATCCTGATACTGATGTTACTATTCGCCCTGTACCACCACCAGATAGTATTGCCCAGTTAATCTCGGGGGATATTGATGGTTTCTTGATGCCTGATCCTTTTAACCAAAGAGCGGTTTTTGAAGGGGCTGGATTTATTTATAAACTTACCAAGGAAATTTGGGATGGTCATCCTTGTTGTGCTTTTGCCGCCAGTGACAATTGGATAAATGATAACCCTAATACTTTCCGAGCTTTGAATAAGGCAATTATTGAGGCTACGGATTATGCTAGTGAGGCAGGAAATAGGGAAGAAATTGCCGAGGCTATTTCTGGTAGATCTTTCCTTAATCAACCTGTGGAAGTGGTTAGGGCGGTATTAACGGGCGATTTTGAAGATGGTTTGGGAAATAGTTTTAATATACCCGATCGCATCGACTTCGATCCCTATCCTTGGCAGAGTTTCGCTAACTGGATTACTTCTCAGTTAGTTCGTTGGGATATTTCTGGAGATGGTAGGGCAGCCCAATTAGTGGCTGATGGTAGTTATGACGAAATTGGACAAGAGGTCTTTTTAACAGATTTAGCGAGGGAATTGGCTCAAGAGTTGGGGCAAACTCCCCCTGATGAGATTTATCGCACGGAAACTCTTGCTTTTGATGAATTTGATCCTCAAGATCCAGAAGGCTATATACAGGCTCAAATTGATGAGTTTGGATTTTAA
- a CDS encoding nitrate ABC transporter, ATPase subunits C and D (PFAM: ABC transporter~TIGRFAM: nitrate transport ATP-binding subunits C and D~COGs: COG1116 ABC-type nitrate/sulfonate/bicarbonate transport system ATPase component~InterPro IPR003439:IPR003593:IPR017871:IPR005890~KEGG: amr:AM1_5166 nitrate ABC transporter, ATP-binding protein~PFAM: ABC transporter related~SMART: AAA ATPase~SPTR: Putative nitrate ABC transport ATP-binding protein;~TIGRFAM: nitrate ABC transporter, ATPase subunits C and D) gives MTVSTQPEFLTCLEAPDTVQVCLRGVSKVFSTKTGLFGTKKKTFVALENINLNIEYNNFVTIIGPSGCGKSTLLSIIAGLTSATTGSVMMNKEPITGPGPDRGMVFQNYALMPWMTVEENIRFALETVYPKMSPTQLKRIVKEHLQMVNLEGAAKKHPHELSGGMRQRVGIARALAINPDILLMDEPFGALDALTRGFLQEEIERIWEEHRKTVIMITHSIDEALLLSDKIIMMTKGPAAGIAQVLDVPFPRPRNRFEVEDHPAYHDLKVAMEEHLYRETRAVEEARVA, from the coding sequence ATGACTGTATCAACTCAACCAGAATTTTTAACTTGTCTTGAAGCCCCAGATACTGTTCAGGTATGTTTAAGGGGAGTATCGAAGGTATTTTCTACTAAAACAGGACTATTTGGCACTAAGAAAAAAACTTTTGTCGCCCTAGAAAATATCAATCTCAATATTGAATACAATAATTTTGTCACTATCATTGGCCCTTCGGGTTGTGGTAAATCCACTTTATTAAGTATCATTGCTGGTTTAACCTCAGCAACCACAGGCTCGGTAATGATGAACAAGGAACCCATCACAGGCCCCGGGCCAGATCGTGGTATGGTGTTCCAAAATTATGCCCTCATGCCTTGGATGACGGTGGAGGAAAATATCCGTTTTGCCCTGGAGACGGTTTATCCCAAAATGTCTCCCACTCAGTTAAAGAGGATTGTTAAAGAACATTTACAGATGGTGAACCTTGAGGGGGCGGCGAAAAAACATCCCCATGAGTTATCGGGGGGTATGAGGCAAAGGGTAGGGATAGCCAGAGCTTTGGCGATTAATCCTGATATTTTGCTCATGGATGAGCCTTTTGGGGCGTTAGATGCTCTAACTCGTGGTTTTTTGCAGGAAGAAATCGAGCGCATTTGGGAAGAACATCGCAAAACTGTAATCATGATTACTCACAGTATTGATGAGGCTTTGTTATTATCTGACAAGATTATTATGATGACCAAAGGACCTGCGGCGGGTATTGCTCAGGTGTTGGATGTGCCTTTTCCCCGTCCTCGTAATCGTTTTGAGGTGGAGGATCATCCTGCCTATCACGATTTGAAGGTGGCGATGGAGGAACATTTATACCGAGAAACTCGCGCCGTAGAAGAGGCGAGGGTGGCTTAG